One Nitrospira sp. genomic region harbors:
- a CDS encoding heme-binding beta-barrel domain-containing protein, which produces MNTDLVKYLGPLASLAGVWEGDKGADVAPSDDRGTERNAYRERLSFEPFGPVKNHEQELYGLRYSTMAWRLGEDAPFHEDTGYWLWDATAKQVLRCFVVPRGVTVLAGGTVDTNATDFEISADAGSDTYGICSNKFLDREFKTVRYELKITVHGPESFSYREDTQLKIKGQKEIFHHTDANTVKRVG; this is translated from the coding sequence ATGAATACTGATCTTGTGAAATATCTCGGCCCTCTGGCTTCGCTCGCCGGTGTGTGGGAGGGTGATAAGGGGGCAGACGTGGCTCCTTCAGACGATCGAGGCACGGAGCGGAATGCGTATCGAGAGCGGCTGTCGTTCGAGCCGTTTGGCCCAGTGAAGAATCATGAGCAGGAACTCTATGGGCTGCGGTATTCGACTATGGCCTGGCGACTCGGTGAAGACGCGCCGTTTCACGAGGACACCGGCTATTGGCTCTGGGATGCCACTGCCAAGCAGGTACTGCGTTGTTTCGTCGTTCCGCGTGGGGTGACGGTGCTGGCCGGGGGAACAGTCGACACCAATGCGACGGATTTTGAGATTTCTGCGGATGCGGGGTCGGATACCTATGGAATCTGCTCCAATAAGTTTCTCGACCGGGAGTTCAAGACCGTTCGGTATGAACTCAAGATCACCGTGCATGGCCCTGAAAGTTTCAGTTATAGAGAGGACACGCAATTGAAGATCAAAGGGCAGAAGGAGATTTTTCACCATACTGATGCCAACACAGTGAAACGAGTCGGATAG
- a CDS encoding formylglycine-generating enzyme family protein: MSSPPKPKGQESEIKLPAKGPHPANGVVASKPVVQPPMDITGKDGAPMVLVPASEFTMGNDKGDDDESPVHRVYVDTFYLDKFEVTNGRFAKFVEAIQSEPPWGFSDKDTPVTHADRPVRWVSWMDAMGYCLWAGKRLPTEAEWEKAARGTDGRIYPWGNEAPTPAHAVFGLKEGGGETVSPIGNRDKGRSAYGAHDLAGNLYEWVMDWYAEDFYTNFAKNPAINPRGPSEGTSKVQRGGSYINNPYRLRSSFRTKGDPTEQDPNVGFRCAQEVPKLP; the protein is encoded by the coding sequence GTGTCATCGCCGCCCAAACCTAAAGGGCAGGAAAGCGAGATCAAACTTCCGGCGAAGGGTCCGCATCCAGCCAATGGTGTGGTGGCCTCCAAGCCTGTGGTTCAGCCGCCTATGGACATCACCGGGAAGGATGGGGCTCCCATGGTGTTGGTACCGGCCAGTGAGTTTACGATGGGCAACGACAAAGGTGATGATGACGAGTCCCCTGTACATCGCGTGTATGTCGACACCTTTTATCTCGACAAGTTTGAAGTCACGAACGGGCGGTTCGCCAAGTTTGTCGAGGCCATCCAGAGTGAACCGCCGTGGGGGTTTTCGGATAAGGATACGCCGGTGACTCATGCGGATCGGCCGGTACGCTGGGTGAGCTGGATGGATGCGATGGGGTATTGTCTCTGGGCCGGCAAGCGGTTGCCTACGGAAGCAGAATGGGAGAAAGCGGCCCGCGGGACGGATGGGCGTATCTATCCCTGGGGAAACGAGGCTCCGACGCCGGCCCATGCGGTGTTTGGTTTGAAGGAAGGCGGTGGCGAGACGGTCTCTCCCATCGGCAATCGTGACAAAGGGAGGAGCGCGTACGGCGCCCACGATCTGGCGGGCAATCTCTATGAATGGGTGATGGATTGGTACGCGGAGGATTTCTATACCAACTTTGCCAAGAATCCGGCCATTAATCCCCGAGGGCCGAGCGAAGGGACATCGAAGGTTCAGCGCGGAGGATCGTATATCAACAACCCCTATCGGCTACGGTCATCGTTTCGGACAAAGGGCGATCCGACAGAGCAAGATCCGAATGTCGGGTTTCGCTGTGCGCAGGAGGTGCCCAAACTGCCGTAA
- a CDS encoding macro domain-containing protein: protein MMIKEVTGDILLSKAGAVAHGIAPNDDFKQGLALALREQWPAMYKDFRHYCQTYNPKPGSLWSWKGPGSPVIINLFTQEAPDGHQSRPGKATVPNINHVLHALKKEIQDQKVTSLALPRLATGVGGLTWDEVQPLIQATLKDAGIPVYVYTTYKKGVAAGE from the coding sequence ATGATGATCAAAGAAGTCACCGGTGACATCCTCCTCTCCAAAGCTGGCGCGGTCGCGCATGGCATTGCTCCCAACGACGACTTTAAGCAAGGGCTCGCATTAGCCCTCCGGGAACAATGGCCAGCCATGTACAAAGACTTCCGCCACTATTGTCAGACCTACAATCCCAAGCCTGGAAGCCTGTGGAGCTGGAAAGGGCCGGGATCGCCCGTTATCATCAACCTGTTTACGCAAGAAGCGCCGGACGGCCATCAGAGCAGGCCAGGGAAAGCGACGGTGCCCAATATCAATCACGTCCTGCATGCGCTGAAGAAAGAAATCCAGGATCAGAAAGTCACGAGCCTGGCCTTGCCGCGCTTAGCCACCGGCGTAGGAGGACTCACCTGGGACGAGGTGCAGCCGTTAATTCAGGCCACACTGAAGGATGCCGGGATTCCAGTCTACGTGTATACGACGTATAAGAAAGGCGTGGCCGCAGGCGAGTAG
- a CDS encoding polyphosphate kinase 2 family protein, translating into MKQYQVTSAGKCKLKAYDPDETGEYKKTDQGKDKAKADTARLIARLAGLQERLYANATRSVLIVLQGMDTSGKDGTIRNVMSGVNPQGCKVVAFKAPSQDELARDFLWRVHREAPPKGHIGIFNRSHYEDVLITRVHGWVPDAVVKRRFNQIKEFEELLHENGTVILKFFLHISKAEQKVRLEARIADPEKRWKWNSGDLEERKLWGGYMQAFEDVISATSTKHAPWYIVPANRKWYRNLVVAERIVEALEGLKLKTPPGPEGVDFSTLNIV; encoded by the coding sequence ATGAAACAGTATCAAGTGACATCTGCTGGGAAGTGTAAGCTGAAGGCCTACGATCCAGATGAGACCGGTGAGTACAAGAAAACGGATCAGGGCAAGGACAAGGCCAAAGCCGATACGGCAAGACTTATCGCTCGGCTCGCAGGATTGCAGGAGCGTCTCTATGCCAATGCCACACGATCGGTGCTCATCGTGTTGCAAGGCATGGACACGAGCGGCAAAGACGGGACGATTCGGAATGTGATGTCCGGCGTGAATCCCCAGGGCTGCAAGGTTGTGGCCTTTAAGGCGCCGTCCCAAGACGAACTGGCGCGCGACTTTCTCTGGCGTGTGCACAGGGAAGCGCCGCCCAAGGGACATATCGGCATCTTCAACCGATCCCATTACGAAGATGTGCTCATCACGCGGGTGCATGGATGGGTGCCTGATGCCGTCGTGAAACGGCGCTTCAATCAGATCAAGGAGTTCGAAGAGCTGCTGCACGAAAACGGCACGGTGATCCTGAAGTTCTTTCTCCATATTTCGAAAGCCGAACAGAAGGTACGACTCGAAGCCCGCATCGCCGATCCGGAAAAGCGCTGGAAGTGGAATTCCGGCGACTTGGAGGAACGGAAATTGTGGGGCGGATACATGCAGGCCTTCGAAGATGTGATCTCGGCGACCAGCACCAAGCATGCGCCCTGGTACATCGTGCCGGCGAACCGAAAGTGGTACCGCAATCTGGTTGTGGCGGAGCGCATCGTTGAGGCGCTCGAAGGCTTGAAGCTCAAGACGCCACCAGGGCCCGAAGGCGTCGATTTTTCGACGCTCAATATCGTCTAA
- a CDS encoding amino acid permease, with protein sequence MPSTSSQPDQSTPLRVGWFTASCVLVSNIIGGGIFTTTGIMARDLGDPLLILLLWFMGALFAIGGAMIYGELGSRLPHAGGDYVYLKEAYGPLLAFLSGWTSFTIGFGAAVAASAISFSSYALRVVLIPDESGWIAKGLSLMLLWSATFIHCRGVQTGGRLQLILTTTKVVAIGGLILGGLSAVIGQGRPFLTPPIAQAPTIGTAAIALVIVTYCYLGWNVAGYIATDIVNPQKTLPRIMIGGTAFVAVIYLLLNVVYLSALSITELAQEPIVPVAEKVAAALWGRQSGQLVAAILCLSIAGAVSAMTWAGPRVYWAMARDGMISPWLAQVHPRTNVPARAIVFQSLWASLLIISGTFEQLLVYSGLVLSLFMALTLSTIFRLRQTRSIHPQHFRAPLYPILPITLVCGAAALVISSVLERPTESLYGAATVLSGIPLYYVWRRPQNLQG encoded by the coding sequence ATGCCATCTACCTCGTCGCAACCGGATCAGTCCACGCCTCTGCGCGTCGGCTGGTTCACCGCCTCCTGTGTCCTCGTCAGCAATATCATCGGAGGCGGTATCTTCACGACGACCGGCATTATGGCCCGGGATCTCGGCGATCCGCTGTTGATTCTCCTCTTGTGGTTCATGGGAGCGCTCTTCGCTATCGGCGGCGCGATGATCTATGGCGAGCTGGGCTCACGACTGCCGCACGCTGGCGGGGACTATGTCTACCTGAAAGAAGCCTACGGACCGCTCTTGGCCTTCCTCAGCGGCTGGACATCGTTCACCATCGGATTCGGCGCCGCCGTGGCAGCCTCGGCCATCAGCTTCTCGTCTTATGCGCTGCGCGTCGTTCTGATACCGGATGAATCAGGGTGGATCGCGAAAGGCCTCTCGCTTATGCTTCTTTGGAGCGCGACCTTCATCCATTGTCGAGGCGTCCAAACGGGCGGCCGCCTGCAGCTGATACTCACCACCACTAAAGTCGTGGCCATCGGAGGACTGATTCTCGGCGGACTGTCGGCCGTGATCGGGCAGGGGCGTCCTTTCCTCACCCCACCCATCGCGCAAGCCCCCACGATTGGAACCGCCGCCATCGCCCTCGTCATCGTGACCTACTGCTACCTCGGCTGGAACGTCGCCGGCTACATTGCCACGGATATCGTAAATCCCCAGAAGACCCTGCCCAGAATCATGATCGGAGGAACAGCGTTCGTCGCCGTCATCTATCTCTTGCTGAATGTCGTCTACCTCTCAGCCTTGTCCATCACAGAACTGGCACAGGAACCCATTGTGCCGGTGGCGGAGAAAGTCGCCGCGGCTTTGTGGGGGCGGCAAAGCGGGCAGCTGGTTGCCGCCATTCTCTGTCTTTCCATCGCAGGAGCAGTCAGCGCCATGACCTGGGCCGGACCCCGTGTCTATTGGGCCATGGCGCGCGACGGCATGATCAGCCCCTGGCTCGCCCAGGTGCACCCTCGAACCAATGTGCCGGCCCGCGCAATCGTCTTCCAAAGCCTCTGGGCCTCACTGCTGATCATCAGTGGTACGTTCGAACAACTACTTGTCTATAGCGGCTTGGTCCTCTCGCTCTTCATGGCCCTGACTCTCTCTACGATCTTCCGCCTTCGTCAGACACGTTCCATCCATCCACAACATTTTCGAGCGCCTCTGTATCCGATCTTACCGATCACCCTCGTCTGCGGAGCTGCCGCCCTGGTTATCTCCAGTGTGCTCGAACGACCGACAGAATCGCTGTACGGCGCGGCCACCGTCCTGAGCGGCATCCCGCTCTACTACGTCTGGCGTAGACCTCAGAATCTTCAGGGGTAA
- a CDS encoding 4a-hydroxytetrahydrobiopterin dehydratase, translating to MGLADNKCIPCRGGVPPVPADRAQALLEELGRGWTLNGSGHLERLYTFKDFAQALAFVNKVSAIAEAEGHHPDLYLAWGKCKVEIWTHKINGLTESDFYLAAKADREFEPFRAAAS from the coding sequence ATGGGTCTTGCCGACAATAAGTGCATTCCCTGTCGGGGCGGTGTGCCGCCGGTTCCCGCTGATCGTGCGCAGGCTCTGCTGGAAGAATTGGGACGAGGTTGGACGCTGAACGGATCGGGGCATCTTGAACGGCTCTATACGTTCAAGGATTTTGCTCAGGCTTTGGCCTTTGTGAATAAAGTGAGCGCGATCGCCGAGGCCGAAGGCCATCATCCTGACCTCTACCTGGCTTGGGGGAAGTGCAAGGTGGAGATCTGGACGCACAAGATCAACGGTTTGACGGAGAGCGATTTCTATCTCGCGGCAAAAGCCGACCGGGAGTTCGAGCCATTCCGAGCTGCAGCATCCTAA
- a CDS encoding RiPP maturation radical SAM C-methyltransferase — protein sequence MSDQAQVALVNMPFSYSKYPSIQLGTLSALLKSKGVPVDCHHLNVRFAHKIGVPLYEMICEKRALFGEWLFSYLLFRDNPKRAEYPRVFKPVFEQVAQESGQPISFFEDMAMRTAPQFLTWAMTAIDWGQYKLVGFTSTFDQNVASLTLAKMIKDLYPEVKIVFGGANYDGEMGMEYFRAFPFIDYVVVGEGEEVVPSLVRHVLEGTSDAVPNGVIFREQDQIRFTPNPALFADFAKTGPPDYDDYYHLLAELGDAAQGLDRILLYEGSRGCWWGEKHHCTFCGLNAQSMKFRAKAADQAAREMTALSSRYDTTRFRLVDNIIDMKYVENLFGEFAAAHCDLDVFIETKSNLQKSQIRTLAVGGVKCMQPGLESLSLSQLKAMDKGVTPMQNILCLKWSSYYRVAVSWNILLGFPGETNEDYRRQIDLLPSLFHLQAPEATGKFWLQRFSPYFTRPHDYGVRITGPGMAYEYVYDAARLDLLKIAYDFEYELDHWPVDPHLYQELVGLVEEWQRRARGSDRPFLYYSKSMDYVTVYDGRDPQVPTRQRFDWPASGIIEACNEAAKSRDHIRAVLKEAKSDLSLSDEELNDALSILTSRRILYEERGKYFTLAIPENQFL from the coding sequence ATGAGCGATCAGGCGCAGGTGGCGCTCGTCAATATGCCGTTCAGTTATTCGAAGTACCCGTCGATCCAACTGGGCACCCTCTCGGCGCTACTCAAGTCGAAGGGGGTCCCGGTCGACTGCCACCATTTGAATGTTCGTTTCGCCCACAAGATCGGTGTCCCTCTCTATGAAATGATCTGCGAAAAGCGGGCGCTCTTCGGCGAGTGGCTCTTTTCCTATCTCCTGTTTCGTGACAACCCCAAGCGCGCGGAATATCCGCGGGTCTTTAAGCCGGTCTTCGAGCAAGTGGCTCAGGAGAGCGGGCAGCCGATCTCATTTTTTGAAGACATGGCGATGAGGACGGCGCCGCAGTTTCTCACCTGGGCGATGACGGCGATCGATTGGGGGCAGTACAAGCTCGTCGGCTTTACCTCGACATTCGATCAGAATGTCGCGAGCCTGACCTTGGCAAAGATGATCAAAGATCTGTATCCGGAGGTGAAGATCGTCTTCGGCGGGGCGAACTATGACGGCGAGATGGGGATGGAATACTTCCGGGCGTTCCCCTTTATCGACTATGTCGTGGTGGGTGAAGGAGAGGAGGTGGTGCCTTCCCTCGTGCGCCATGTCCTAGAGGGGACGTCTGACGCGGTTCCGAATGGAGTGATCTTCCGAGAGCAGGATCAGATTCGGTTTACGCCGAATCCGGCGCTGTTTGCCGATTTCGCGAAGACCGGGCCTCCGGACTACGATGACTATTACCATCTGCTGGCCGAGCTCGGTGATGCGGCGCAGGGCCTGGACCGCATTCTCCTCTACGAAGGCTCGCGCGGTTGTTGGTGGGGGGAGAAGCACCATTGCACGTTCTGCGGCCTCAATGCTCAGAGTATGAAGTTCCGGGCGAAAGCGGCGGATCAGGCGGCGCGCGAGATGACGGCGCTCTCCAGCCGGTACGACACGACTCGGTTCAGGCTGGTTGATAACATCATCGACATGAAGTATGTCGAGAATCTGTTCGGGGAGTTTGCCGCGGCGCATTGCGATCTCGATGTGTTCATCGAAACTAAGAGTAATCTTCAGAAGAGTCAGATCCGCACGCTCGCGGTCGGGGGCGTGAAGTGCATGCAGCCGGGGCTGGAGAGTCTCAGTCTGTCGCAGCTCAAGGCGATGGACAAGGGCGTGACGCCCATGCAGAACATCCTGTGCCTGAAGTGGAGTAGCTACTACCGTGTTGCGGTGTCCTGGAATATTCTGCTCGGATTTCCAGGCGAGACGAACGAGGATTATCGGCGACAGATTGATCTGCTTCCCTCGCTCTTCCATTTGCAGGCGCCGGAGGCGACTGGGAAGTTCTGGCTGCAGCGGTTCAGCCCCTACTTTACGCGTCCGCATGATTATGGTGTGCGGATTACGGGGCCGGGGATGGCCTATGAGTATGTGTATGATGCGGCGCGCCTTGATTTGCTGAAGATCGCCTATGATTTCGAGTATGAGCTGGATCACTGGCCGGTGGATCCGCATCTCTATCAGGAACTGGTCGGTCTCGTGGAGGAATGGCAGCGGCGGGCGCGCGGCAGCGACCGGCCGTTTTTGTATTATTCCAAATCGATGGATTATGTGACGGTCTACGACGGGCGGGATCCTCAGGTGCCGACGAGGCAGCGGTTTGATTGGCCGGCCTCGGGCATCATTGAAGCCTGCAACGAGGCTGCGAAGAGTAGGGATCACATTCGCGCGGTATTGAAAGAAGCGAAGAGTGATCTGTCGTTGTCAGATGAAGAACTGAATGATGCCCTGAGTATTCTGACGAGCCGTCGTATTCTCTACGAAGAGCGTGGGAAGTATTTCACTCTGGCGATTCCAGAAAACCAATTTCTCTGA
- a CDS encoding arsenosugar biosynthesis-associated peroxidase-like protein, with translation MDSYYHSHDLGKFGDMGKGNKELWDKFMNYYSAVFAEGALTEREKSLIALAVAHAVQCPYCIDAYTQASLEKGSNIEEMTEAVHVACAIRGGASLVHGVQMRNVADKLSM, from the coding sequence ATGGACTCATATTATCATTCACACGATCTCGGCAAGTTCGGAGACATGGGCAAGGGCAACAAAGAGCTCTGGGACAAGTTCATGAACTACTACAGTGCGGTGTTCGCGGAGGGGGCCCTCACGGAGCGGGAGAAATCTCTGATCGCCTTGGCCGTCGCGCATGCCGTGCAATGTCCCTATTGTATCGACGCCTATACGCAGGCATCGCTTGAGAAGGGATCGAATATTGAGGAAATGACGGAAGCGGTACACGTGGCCTGCGCCATCAGGGGAGGTGCGTCACTCGTGCACGGGGTCCAGATGCGGAATGTGGCCGACAAATTGTCGATGTAG
- a CDS encoding inositol monophosphatase family protein, whose product MLEPSPTNEPPVPLLLETAVHAARQAGKVLSRYVRDGFRVENKSAIDLVTEADHAAEQCVIDVILASYPDHAFLAEERGRIGQTQSPYVWIIDPLDGTTNFTHGFPTYCVSIGLEYKEQCVLGVVYDPTRDELFSATRGGGARVNGQPLHVSQTAQLDQALLVTGFAYNIRETPNNNLDHFARFALLAQGLRRTGSAALDLCYVAAGRFDGFWEVKLSPWDTAAGVVILREAGGRVTDFCGQSHSLYGQELVASNGHLHDSMISVIRESQDGRPPSLG is encoded by the coding sequence ATGCTTGAACCATCACCCACGAATGAACCACCTGTTCCCTTGCTCTTGGAAACAGCCGTTCATGCGGCAAGACAAGCAGGCAAGGTCCTCTCGCGTTACGTACGAGACGGTTTCCGCGTCGAGAACAAGAGCGCTATCGACCTTGTCACAGAGGCAGATCATGCCGCTGAGCAATGCGTCATCGATGTGATCCTGGCCAGCTATCCCGATCACGCCTTCCTCGCGGAAGAGCGGGGACGCATTGGGCAGACTCAGTCACCCTACGTCTGGATTATCGATCCCCTCGACGGCACCACAAACTTTACACATGGCTTTCCTACATATTGCGTATCCATTGGACTTGAGTACAAGGAGCAGTGTGTACTTGGTGTGGTGTACGATCCCACTCGTGATGAACTCTTTAGCGCTACGCGTGGCGGCGGAGCACGGGTCAATGGGCAGCCGCTCCACGTCTCTCAAACAGCACAGTTAGACCAAGCCCTCCTGGTAACCGGCTTTGCTTACAATATTCGCGAAACTCCGAATAATAACCTCGATCACTTTGCTCGGTTTGCACTTCTAGCCCAAGGACTCCGCCGCACAGGATCAGCAGCCCTTGATCTATGCTATGTCGCGGCAGGACGATTCGACGGGTTTTGGGAAGTGAAACTCAGCCCGTGGGATACGGCAGCAGGTGTAGTAATCCTTCGCGAGGCTGGAGGAAGAGTGACGGACTTTTGTGGCCAATCCCACTCACTCTACGGACAGGAGTTGGTTGCAAGCAATGGCCACCTCCACGATTCTATGATCTCAGTGATTCGGGAATCCCAAGACGGCAGACCACCATCTCTCGGATGA
- a CDS encoding winged helix-turn-helix domain-containing protein: MEELTDILVGLEQRIHAYKNRFQELEKKKRRLDDEIATIKKYLELAETLYRVEADKAKLASLSSQIITDDNKGVRTLPVMDVTDQSREILLGRSKYVGKSVPEATYEILRESNRAMHAKELLQRLAEGGLQIKGKTPLTSVATSLKRDKRFRKVGPNTFEALEDVLVQAV, translated from the coding sequence GTGGAAGAACTAACAGATATTCTTGTAGGTCTTGAGCAGCGGATCCATGCCTACAAAAATAGGTTCCAGGAACTTGAGAAAAAGAAACGTCGACTCGATGACGAGATTGCGACGATCAAGAAGTACCTCGAACTTGCCGAGACGCTCTACCGAGTAGAAGCCGATAAAGCGAAGCTTGCCAGTCTCTCCAGTCAGATTATTACCGATGACAACAAGGGTGTGCGGACTCTTCCGGTCATGGACGTGACGGATCAGTCGCGCGAAATTCTCTTAGGTCGCAGCAAGTACGTCGGAAAGAGTGTTCCTGAAGCGACGTATGAGATCTTGCGTGAGTCCAACCGTGCCATGCATGCGAAGGAATTGCTGCAACGGCTTGCTGAAGGTGGACTGCAGATCAAAGGGAAAACGCCGTTGACCTCTGTGGCGACTTCACTGAAGCGGGATAAACGATTTAGGAAAGTCGGCCCGAATACGTTTGAGGCGCTCGAGGATGTGTTGGTTCAAGCAGTGTAG
- the lpxC gene encoding UDP-3-O-acyl-N-acetylglucosamine deacetylase, with product MTDRHLNLEALVRNQQTLAAPITCSGIGLHSGQPVTITLRPAPVNTGVVFVNRNGKSGASLPASIEHLVPTELCTAINGNGFQVKTIEHVLAALSGLGVDNVYIDVTAGEIPVMDGSAAPFVRLIHSVGLTSQSRRQPYLKIMAPIEVCDGQKRVRIEPSSTPKITYTIHYNHPMIKTQVYTHDCSADTFEHDIAEARTFGFLREVQALWARGLGQGGSLENTVVLSENGIMNESGLRFSNEFVRHKVLDLIGDFSLLGMPFIGHLIAERSGHALHTRLVEQILEQPEKWILLNTESASAESRKSLSISRSQPAVALQAS from the coding sequence ATGACAGACCGTCATTTGAATTTGGAGGCTCTCGTGAGGAATCAGCAAACCCTAGCCGCTCCGATTACCTGCTCTGGCATTGGGCTTCACTCAGGCCAGCCCGTAACTATTACCCTTAGACCAGCACCTGTAAATACGGGCGTCGTCTTCGTGAACCGGAATGGAAAGTCAGGAGCCTCACTCCCTGCATCTATCGAGCATTTGGTGCCAACCGAACTATGCACTGCGATCAACGGCAATGGATTTCAGGTCAAGACGATTGAGCATGTGCTGGCCGCCCTCTCAGGACTGGGAGTTGATAATGTATACATCGACGTCACGGCCGGAGAAATCCCCGTCATGGACGGCAGTGCCGCACCGTTTGTTCGCTTAATCCATTCCGTCGGCCTGACATCACAATCTCGCCGCCAGCCCTACTTGAAAATCATGGCCCCGATCGAAGTGTGCGACGGCCAAAAGCGCGTGCGCATCGAGCCGTCCTCGACGCCAAAAATTACGTACACCATTCACTACAATCATCCGATGATCAAGACGCAGGTCTATACGCACGACTGTTCCGCGGATACCTTTGAGCACGATATTGCAGAAGCCCGCACATTCGGATTCTTGCGCGAGGTACAGGCCCTCTGGGCACGCGGCCTCGGACAAGGCGGAAGCCTCGAGAATACCGTGGTACTCTCAGAGAACGGCATCATGAATGAATCCGGCCTTCGCTTCTCAAACGAATTCGTCCGCCACAAGGTCCTGGATCTGATTGGGGACTTTTCACTTCTTGGCATGCCTTTCATCGGCCACCTCATTGCCGAACGGTCGGGGCATGCGCTCCACACTCGTCTTGTCGAGCAAATCTTGGAACAGCCTGAAAAATGGATTCTACTCAACACAGAGTCCGCTTCCGCTGAATCCAGGAAGTCGCTTTCGATCAGCAGGTCACAACCAGCCGTAGCACTTCAGGCCTCATAA
- a CDS encoding response regulator transcription factor: MDKIKVLIADDHRVVREGLAAILKTKEDLHIVGEAQDGMEAVEKAKALVPDVILMDVSMPRMGGVEATRQIKREFPHIGIVALTMYEEQQYIFDLVRAGATGYLLKDSESSQIVAAIRAIYRGESLIHPSVASKILAEFSLMAQKKGKKPGWVEHDLTEREITVLRLVADGKTNKEIANALDLSEKTVKNHVRNIFHKLQVYDRTQAAILAIRKGLIELDPRP, from the coding sequence ATGGACAAGATTAAAGTCCTCATTGCCGATGACCATCGGGTCGTTCGAGAAGGGCTGGCCGCCATTCTCAAAACCAAAGAAGATCTCCATATCGTGGGAGAAGCCCAGGATGGAATGGAAGCCGTTGAAAAAGCCAAAGCGCTGGTTCCCGATGTCATTCTTATGGATGTCAGCATGCCTCGCATGGGGGGCGTCGAAGCCACGAGACAAATCAAACGCGAGTTTCCCCACATCGGAATCGTGGCGCTGACGATGTACGAAGAACAGCAGTACATTTTCGATCTGGTTCGTGCCGGTGCCACCGGCTACCTCCTGAAAGACTCCGAATCCTCCCAAATCGTCGCGGCGATTCGCGCAATCTACCGAGGCGAATCGTTGATTCACCCGTCAGTTGCCAGCAAAATTCTCGCTGAGTTTTCCCTTATGGCGCAGAAGAAGGGCAAAAAGCCGGGGTGGGTGGAACATGACCTCACCGAACGCGAAATCACGGTTCTCCGGTTAGTGGCTGACGGAAAGACCAACAAGGAGATCGCAAACGCACTGGACCTTAGTGAAAAAACCGTGAAAAATCACGTGCGCAACATCTTCCACAAGCTACAGGTCTATGATCGAACCCAGGCGGCCATCCTTGCAATCCGGAAAGGATTGATTGAACTGGACCCACGGCCCTGA